From the Thermodesulfovibrio thiophilus DSM 17215 genome, one window contains:
- a CDS encoding response regulator: MYRILLVEKSNVVSDLLENLFEDQLLIKSFSDIDEALKSIEDINPELVILTDEMDENELLNFCQTLRQRYSLVLPVLMIVNFYSSINTEQFKNSGVNFIVKPFSREEFKEKVEYFLFQEKLTKVNVSSIEESENELINKFRPYIKQEVQTEIYSIFKQLLEGMEQNRVKERVVNQ, encoded by the coding sequence ATGTACCGGATTCTTCTGGTTGAAAAATCAAATGTTGTATCAGATCTTCTGGAAAATTTATTTGAAGATCAATTGTTGATTAAATCATTTTCAGATATTGATGAAGCGTTAAAGAGTATTGAAGATATTAATCCTGAACTTGTTATCTTGACTGATGAAATGGATGAGAATGAGTTATTGAACTTCTGTCAAACATTAAGACAAAGATATTCTCTGGTGTTGCCTGTTCTTATGATTGTGAATTTTTATTCTTCTATTAATACTGAACAGTTTAAAAATTCAGGAGTTAATTTTATTGTTAAACCATTCAGTCGGGAAGAATTCAAGGAGAAAGTGGAATATTTTCTGTTTCAGGAGAAACTAACTAAAGTCAATGTGAGCTCTATAGAGGAATCAGAAAATGAATTAATTAACAAATTCAGGCCATATATAAAACAGGAAGTACAGACTGAGATATACAGTATTTTTAAACAACTTCTGGAGGGTATGGAGCAAAATCGTGTTAAAGAAAGAGTTGTCAATCAATGA
- a CDS encoding ABC transporter substrate-binding protein: MKRAILILFLISVFSLSTAFAVLSPKEEVKIAVDKVINIVKDPKYKGESKTPQRRAALRAEIGKIIDFEEMSKRSLGVYWKERTPAEKKEFIALYKDLLERSYANKIEAYTNEKVIYTDENIDGKYAEVRTKVITTDQKEIPIDYRLYFNGKEWKVYDIVIEGVSLVSNYRSQFNKIIRNYSYQELVKRMKSKQIEEVTREK, encoded by the coding sequence ATGAAAAGAGCTATACTAATTTTATTTCTGATTTCTGTATTTTCTTTGTCAACCGCCTTTGCTGTGCTTTCTCCTAAAGAGGAAGTTAAGATAGCTGTTGATAAAGTAATAAACATTGTTAAAGATCCAAAATATAAAGGAGAGAGCAAAACTCCGCAAAGAAGAGCTGCTTTGAGAGCTGAAATAGGAAAAATCATTGATTTTGAAGAGATGTCAAAACGCTCTTTAGGTGTCTACTGGAAGGAAAGAACTCCTGCTGAGAAAAAGGAGTTTATTGCGCTATATAAGGATTTGCTTGAAAGATCTTATGCCAATAAAATTGAAGCTTACACCAATGAAAAAGTAATTTATACTGATGAGAATATTGATGGTAAATATGCTGAGGTAAGGACAAAAGTGATTACAACTGATCAGAAAGAAATTCCAATTGATTACAGGCTTTATTTTAATGGTAAAGAGTGGAAAGTTTACGATATTGTCATTGAAGGCGTAAGCCTTGTAAGCAATTATCGCAGCCAGTTCAATAAAATCATCCGTAACTATTCATATCAGGAGCTTGTAAAGAGGATGAAGAGTAAACAGATAGAAGAAGTCACAAGAGAGAAGTAA
- a CDS encoding TolC family protein, translated as MCSGKFRFLIILGVFLFSAVCFAEDKEDKIVLNLKGCIARAVKFHPELGEYKQDIEIYKAKLDQAKAAALPQIEIMALGGPSPEAEKEDISPRVKTDVSTTINGVFGTIIMQALQPIYTFGKIAGYKTAAEGGIKVSEAELEKKRSEIIFKTKEIYWSLAMLRDLRTLANEIKDEIEKAIKRTEEDLKKELPSADELTLYKLKTYYGEVLRNLNEIDKNEAIIIEALKFMTGLSPNAKLDVMTETLKYEDIYMQPDDLISKAFMFRPEMTQIKEGLKAREALIDVEKSNLYPQVFFLVRGSVAKATNRDDIDNPYIYDPLNEPMLAAVVGLKLSLDFGITKGKIREAEIEHQKVIEKKKLAENGIPVQIRKAYYELQEASKSAKNMEEAYSNAKKWLVIADANIDMGIGETKDLTDAVLAYTMTRVNHLKALYNQKIAVANLMQASGLDKNEREVK; from the coding sequence ATGTGTTCGGGAAAATTTAGGTTTTTAATTATTTTGGGTGTATTTTTATTTTCAGCTGTTTGTTTTGCAGAAGACAAAGAGGACAAGATTGTTCTTAATCTGAAAGGGTGCATTGCAAGAGCGGTTAAGTTTCATCCAGAGCTTGGAGAGTATAAACAGGATATTGAAATCTATAAAGCAAAACTGGATCAGGCTAAAGCAGCAGCATTACCTCAGATTGAGATTATGGCTCTTGGAGGTCCTTCTCCGGAAGCTGAGAAAGAGGATATATCTCCCAGGGTAAAGACTGATGTATCAACAACAATAAACGGTGTTTTTGGAACTATTATAATGCAGGCATTGCAACCGATTTACACATTCGGAAAGATTGCAGGTTATAAAACAGCTGCAGAAGGAGGGATAAAAGTCTCTGAGGCAGAGCTTGAAAAGAAACGCTCGGAAATTATTTTTAAGACAAAGGAGATTTACTGGAGTCTTGCCATGCTAAGGGATCTGAGAACACTTGCAAATGAAATTAAGGATGAAATTGAAAAAGCAATAAAAAGAACAGAGGAAGATCTGAAAAAGGAGCTTCCATCTGCTGATGAACTCACACTTTATAAACTTAAAACTTACTATGGTGAAGTGCTGAGAAACTTAAATGAGATTGATAAAAATGAAGCAATAATTATTGAAGCTTTAAAATTTATGACAGGACTTTCACCAAATGCCAAGCTTGATGTAATGACTGAAACTTTAAAATATGAAGATATTTATATGCAGCCTGATGACTTAATTTCAAAGGCTTTTATGTTTAGACCTGAGATGACTCAGATTAAAGAAGGACTTAAAGCAAGAGAGGCTCTGATTGATGTTGAAAAGAGCAATCTTTATCCACAGGTATTTTTTCTTGTAAGAGGTAGTGTAGCAAAAGCAACAAACAGAGACGACATTGATAATCCTTATATTTATGATCCCCTTAATGAGCCAATGCTGGCTGCTGTTGTTGGTCTGAAACTTAGTCTTGATTTCGGAATAACAAAGGGTAAAATAAGAGAAGCTGAGATTGAGCATCAGAAAGTTATTGAAAAGAAAAAGCTTGCAGAAAACGGTATTCCGGTTCAGATTAGGAAGGCTTACTATGAGCTTCAGGAAGCATCAAAAAGTGCAAAAAATATGGAAGAAGCTTACAGTAACGCAAAAAAATGGCTTGTAATCGCTGATGCAAATATTGATATGGGCATTGGAGAAACAAAAGATCTCACAGATGCTGTGCTTGCCTATACAATGACCAGAGTAAACCATTTAAAGGCTCTTTATAACCAAAAAATTGCTGTGGCAAACTTAATGCAGGCTTCAGGATTAGATAAAAATGAAAGGGAGGTTAAATAG
- the mlaD gene encoding outer membrane lipid asymmetry maintenance protein MlaD, which yields MKRENLEIAVGIFVLIGVLALGYLSFKLGKIDMFSSGYYTVSAEFDKIGGIRKGSVVEIAGVPVGSVERVRINDKYHAEVEIKILNSIKLPDDSIASIRTKGLIGEKYIQITPGGSEQYIAQNGKIRETESSIDIEEVLSKYVFGKI from the coding sequence ATGAAAAGAGAGAATCTTGAAATAGCAGTGGGAATATTTGTCCTGATCGGGGTTCTTGCACTTGGGTATCTTTCTTTCAAACTTGGCAAGATTGATATGTTTTCATCTGGTTACTATACTGTTTCCGCAGAGTTTGACAAGATAGGAGGAATCAGAAAGGGCTCTGTTGTCGAGATTGCCGGTGTTCCTGTTGGTTCTGTTGAACGTGTTAGAATTAATGATAAATATCATGCGGAGGTGGAGATAAAAATCTTAAATTCAATAAAACTTCCTGATGATTCCATTGCATCAATAAGAACAAAGGGGTTGATCGGTGAAAAATATATTCAGATCACACCTGGAGGTTCTGAGCAATATATTGCTCAAAATGGTAAAATTAGAGAAACTGAATCATCAATAGACATAGAGGAGGTGTTATCCAAATATGTGTTCGGGAAAATTTAG
- a CDS encoding ABC transporter ATP-binding protein, with product MIEIKNLYKSFGHQQVLKGVNLVINEGEVTAVIGRSGGGKSVLLKHIIRLLKPDSGSIIIKGEDITKLTGKKLDEIRSDIGVVFQGGALFDSMTVYDNVAFPLTEKTKLDKKEIHEKVMKALSDVGLQGMEYKYPAELSGGMRKRVALARALIGHPKIILFDEPTTGLDPILVRSIHKLIRDTQKQYEFTGLIISHEIPEIFEISDRVAMLHDGRIVEVGTPEEIQKSDNIVVKNFIMGIEG from the coding sequence ATGATTGAAATAAAAAATCTTTACAAATCATTTGGTCATCAGCAGGTTTTAAAGGGAGTGAATCTTGTTATAAACGAGGGTGAGGTAACTGCTGTAATTGGAAGAAGCGGTGGAGGTAAATCAGTTCTTCTTAAACATATTATCAGATTGCTAAAGCCTGACAGCGGAAGTATAATTATAAAAGGAGAGGATATAACGAAGCTCACAGGAAAAAAGCTTGATGAAATAAGATCAGATATCGGAGTTGTTTTTCAGGGTGGAGCACTCTTTGATTCGATGACTGTTTATGACAATGTTGCGTTTCCTCTTACAGAAAAGACAAAGCTGGATAAAAAGGAGATTCACGAAAAAGTGATGAAAGCCCTGAGTGATGTCGGACTTCAGGGAATGGAATATAAATATCCTGCTGAACTCAGCGGAGGAATGCGAAAGAGAGTGGCGCTTGCTAGAGCATTAATAGGGCATCCAAAGATAATTTTGTTTGATGAACCCACAACAGGACTTGATCCGATACTGGTTCGTTCAATTCATAAACTTATAAGGGACACTCAAAAGCAGTATGAGTTCACAGGTTTGATAATCAGCCATGAAATTCCTGAGATATTTGAGATTTCAGATAGAGTTGCGATGCTTCATGATGGAAGAATTGTTGAAGTAGGAACTCCTGAAGAAATTCAGAAAAGTGATAATATTGTTGTAAAAAATTTTATAATGGGTATTGAAGGTTGA
- a CDS encoding MlaE family ABC transporter permease, producing MIKFIRLLGGYGVELFLFLGKMFIFLVDAIYYVFIPPFKFKNLLRQVRFFGNKSMIVVIFTGAFSGMVLALQGFYALNKFGAEALLGPAVALSLIRELGPVLCALMITGRAGSAITAEIGIMRITEQIDALTVMAVNPMKYVVVPNIIAGIVTFPLLTAIFDVVGIYGGYLVSIHALGLSEGTYFSQMELYVDFKDIRIGLYKSLSFGLLVTWICTFMGYYAGYGARGVSRATTNAVVLSSVIILLWDYMLGAFLL from the coding sequence ATGATTAAATTTATAAGATTGCTGGGCGGGTATGGCGTAGAGCTTTTTTTATTTCTGGGGAAAATGTTTATTTTCCTTGTTGATGCTATTTATTATGTTTTTATTCCACCGTTTAAGTTCAAAAATCTCCTCAGACAGGTAAGGTTTTTTGGCAATAAATCAATGATTGTTGTAATCTTTACAGGAGCATTCAGCGGAATGGTTCTTGCTCTTCAGGGATTTTATGCTCTGAATAAATTCGGTGCTGAAGCATTGTTAGGACCCGCTGTTGCTCTGAGCCTTATAAGAGAGCTTGGTCCTGTGCTGTGTGCTTTAATGATTACAGGAAGAGCTGGTTCTGCAATTACAGCAGAGATTGGAATTATGAGAATTACCGAGCAGATTGATGCTCTGACTGTGATGGCTGTAAATCCGATGAAATATGTTGTTGTTCCAAATATCATCGCAGGCATTGTTACTTTTCCGCTTCTTACAGCAATTTTTGATGTTGTTGGGATTTATGGAGGCTATCTTGTATCAATTCATGCTCTTGGGTTAAGTGAAGGAACATATTTCTCTCAGATGGAGCTCTATGTTGATTTTAAGGATATAAGGATAGGGCTTTATAAATCCCTGAGCTTCGGGCTTCTTGTTACATGGATTTGCACATTCATGGGATATTACGCTGGCTATGGAGCAAGAGGAGTGAGCAGGGCAACCACAAATGCTGTTGTTCTTTCAAGTGTCATAATACTGCTCTGGGATTACATGCTTGGAGCATTTCTGTTATGA
- a CDS encoding GIY-YIG nuclease family protein, producing the protein MKEQYYVYIMTNKYNTVLYVGVTNDLVRRVYEHKNKLVKGFTAKYNIVKLVYYETHEDIKEAIKREKQIKGWLRAKKEELIKTMNPSWKDLYEKIV; encoded by the coding sequence ATGAAAGAACAATACTATGTCTACATAATGACAAACAAATACAATACGGTCCTATATGTTGGAGTTACAAACGACCTTGTAAGAAGAGTTTATGAACATAAAAATAAACTCGTAAAAGGTTTCACTGCAAAGTATAACATTGTGAAACTTGTTTATTATGAAACACATGAAGATATCAAGGAAGCCATCAAAAGAGAAAAACAAATAAAGGGCTGGTTACGAGCAAAAAAGGAAGAATTGATTAAAACCATGAATCCATCATGGAAGGATTTGTATGAGAAAATAGTATGA
- a CDS encoding multidrug efflux MFS transporter yields the protein MEIWKRNLYVCWFGVFVMSLGTSQLVPILPLYIEELGVHDINQVEVWSGIAFGVTFVTLAIFSPLWGRMSDKYGRKPMLLRASLGMTVVITCIGLVHNVFELVFLRMLQGTISGFYSASITLVAIQTPRRYSGWALGVLFTGAVGGMLLGPLLGGYLEGIIGIRHQFFVMGGFLVISFVTSLFFVKEDFTPRTEHTHVRLKSIWQSVTAPEVLKAMFVTTFISQMALTSIQPIITVYIADIAGRLPNLALISGIVFSATGVANIISAPFLGKLADRIGPYRVILGSLVLAGLVFIPQAFVRTPWELMGLRFLLGFATAGLMPSINTLIKRITPDEVAGQIFGYTQSAQFLGSFFGAVMGGLVSAWFGLRSVFFITGGLLMLNAIWVFRDIHLSKRVRVH from the coding sequence ATGGAGATATGGAAGAGAAATCTTTATGTTTGCTGGTTTGGTGTTTTTGTTATGTCTCTTGGAACAAGCCAGCTTGTGCCAATTTTACCTCTTTATATAGAAGAGCTCGGTGTGCATGATATAAATCAGGTTGAAGTCTGGTCAGGCATTGCTTTTGGAGTTACATTTGTAACACTGGCAATTTTTTCTCCATTATGGGGAAGAATGTCTGATAAATACGGTCGTAAGCCAATGCTTTTGCGTGCAAGCCTTGGTATGACCGTTGTTATCACATGTATAGGGCTTGTGCATAATGTTTTTGAGCTTGTTTTTTTAAGGATGCTTCAGGGCACAATCTCGGGTTTTTATTCAGCTTCCATAACACTTGTTGCTATACAGACACCAAGAAGATACTCTGGCTGGGCACTGGGAGTTCTTTTTACCGGTGCTGTTGGAGGAATGCTGCTTGGTCCGTTATTAGGTGGATATTTAGAGGGAATCATTGGTATACGTCATCAGTTTTTTGTAATGGGTGGATTTTTAGTGATTTCATTTGTAACTTCACTGTTTTTTGTAAAGGAGGATTTTACTCCACGTACTGAGCACACACATGTAAGATTAAAATCCATATGGCAGAGTGTTACAGCTCCTGAGGTACTTAAAGCCATGTTTGTAACAACTTTTATTTCGCAGATGGCACTCACTTCAATTCAGCCAATCATTACAGTTTATATAGCTGATATTGCAGGACGATTGCCCAATCTGGCACTTATATCAGGAATTGTTTTTTCAGCAACAGGAGTGGCTAACATAATATCAGCACCATTTCTTGGTAAGCTTGCAGACAGGATTGGACCATACAGGGTTATACTTGGCTCACTTGTTCTTGCAGGGCTGGTATTCATTCCACAGGCATTTGTGCGTACACCGTGGGAGTTGATGGGTTTAAGATTTCTGCTTGGGTTTGCAACAGCAGGATTGATGCCCTCAATAAATACATTGATAAAGAGAATTACTCCTGATGAAGTTGCTGGTCAGATATTTGGATATACCCAATCAGCTCAGTTTCTTGGTTCATTTTTTGGAGCTGTAATGGGAGGTCTGGTATCAGCGTGGTTTGGACTGCGTTCAGTGTTTTTCATTACAGGAGGATTGTTGATGCTTAATGCCATATGGGTATTTAGAGATATTCATCTATCAAAGAGAGTGAGAGTTCATTAG
- a CDS encoding alginate export family protein, whose translation MKKYAGILAVLVLLLGLAALSYAAPAEIPSDTTAVISKGKTQITLGGEIRIRGMYGRNLDVIDDNAYKTEYEYVSVPKTDENGKPITKPITIPLYLVDDEGNSFTVPITLLDENGKPLTETEYKKVKQGRKGKSRNQSYYEYRVRLNMEAKISPNTTGYVELESSNENERNTSENTKWGTGTQGPRGNYPFGNWHDESSVYIRQAWIQHQGTGLLGVPLGVKVGKQLIKLGNGLFFDHTYFGDDAILAFVQPLKELTIAAYTIKFDENNIYFNDDSTAYGLLASYAGHGWGISADATYVDHQNVSGLYLNNKNFYDTNAYYIKNDGTVGYNVNLYEADIHLWNFGLRGNYDDIAGTGLGIRADVEFQTGKVELPGSKDLDLKGWAVLGGLDYKFKSIPLIITAEYARGSGNEDEKDIDAFITALGPEQHYTFVYEYLAPSACNFGANFRTGLCNTQYVKLGAASDITKDLKAEVYGYWLKAVEDVSIHGGKKDDDLGWEVDGKVTYQLDKGLIYWVEGGYFWAGDAYDMEGGKSADDAWAVRHGIQLKF comes from the coding sequence GTGAAAAAGTATGCAGGTATTTTAGCTGTACTTGTTCTTCTATTAGGTCTTGCTGCACTGAGTTATGCAGCTCCAGCAGAAATCCCATCAGACACAACAGCAGTAATCTCAAAAGGAAAAACCCAGATTACCCTTGGCGGTGAGATCAGAATAAGAGGTATGTACGGAAGAAATCTGGATGTAATTGATGATAATGCGTATAAGACTGAATATGAGTATGTATCTGTACCTAAAACGGATGAGAACGGTAAACCTATAACTAAACCTATAACTATACCTCTATATCTAGTGGATGATGAGGGTAACTCTTTTACTGTACCTATAACTCTATTGGATGAGAACGGTAAACCTCTAACTGAAACTGAGTATAAAAAAGTAAAACAAGGAAGAAAAGGAAAAAGCAGAAATCAGTCTTACTATGAATACCGTGTAAGACTCAATATGGAAGCCAAAATTTCTCCCAACACAACTGGATATGTAGAACTTGAAAGCAGTAATGAGAATGAGAGAAATACCTCAGAAAATACAAAATGGGGCACCGGTACTCAAGGTCCAAGAGGTAATTATCCATTTGGTAACTGGCATGATGAATCAAGTGTCTATATTCGTCAGGCATGGATTCAGCATCAGGGTACTGGACTTCTTGGCGTTCCTTTAGGAGTGAAAGTTGGAAAACAGCTAATCAAGCTCGGAAATGGACTGTTCTTTGACCACACATATTTTGGTGATGATGCAATCCTTGCATTTGTTCAGCCATTAAAAGAGCTTACAATTGCCGCTTACACAATCAAATTTGATGAAAACAACATATACTTCAATGATGATTCAACAGCATACGGACTTCTTGCTTCATACGCAGGACATGGCTGGGGTATCAGTGCTGATGCAACCTATGTTGACCATCAGAATGTATCTGGGTTGTATTTAAATAATAAGAACTTCTATGATACGAATGCTTATTATATAAAAAATGATGGTACTGTTGGTTATAATGTTAATCTTTATGAAGCAGATATTCATCTGTGGAACTTTGGCTTAAGAGGCAACTATGATGACATTGCTGGAACAGGACTTGGCATCAGAGCAGATGTTGAATTCCAGACCGGAAAAGTTGAATTGCCTGGTAGTAAAGACCTTGACTTAAAAGGCTGGGCAGTTTTAGGTGGACTTGACTACAAATTTAAGTCAATACCTCTCATAATTACTGCTGAGTATGCAAGAGGTTCAGGAAATGAAGATGAAAAAGACATAGATGCATTCATAACTGCTCTTGGTCCAGAACAGCACTACACATTCGTGTATGAATATTTAGCTCCTTCAGCATGTAACTTTGGCGCAAACTTTAGAACAGGTCTTTGTAATACCCAGTATGTAAAACTCGGTGCTGCATCTGACATAACAAAAGATCTCAAAGCTGAGGTTTATGGTTACTGGTTAAAAGCTGTTGAAGATGTATCAATCCATGGTGGCAAAAAAGACGATGATCTTGGCTGGGAAGTTGATGGAAAAGTAACCTATCAGCTTGACAAAGGACTTATTTACTGGGTTGAGGGTGGTTACTTCTGGGCAGGCGATGCCTATGATATGGAAGGTGGCAAGAGTGCTGATGATGCATGGGCAGTAAGACACGGCATCCAGCTCAAATTCTAA
- the rnr gene encoding ribonuclease R: MNPETISEFIKKAGKPVSFREISDAFTLRASERKKLKRILNELIAQGKLIRNRKGLYFSVHEAKLVTGYFEAHRNGFGFVIPDSPKDTDIFIPPNATMGAMHGDRVVARLEHRRKREGRIIRILERTVKRIVGTVEKSGPIFYIQPRKRNITQQIILAPQDMKVKPGDLVLAEITTYQALNKPLVARLLKVFEKPKTPKEDTEILVYEYELPKRFPQNVSTLSKEVADRGISRRQFKDRVDLRDLPTVTIDGENAKDFDDAVSIKKTRNGFILWVHIADVSHYVTWNSPIDIEARQRATSVYLPDRVIPMLPLELSENLCSLIPKTPRLTFTVELHLDNSGHIKKSLFYPSVIQTAERMTYTSVKKILIDKDKEEIKRYRALVSHFERMAELCEILKDKRRKRGSLDFDLPEPEVLLDIKGDPQAIIKAERNLAHFIIEEFMILANEAVAEFLFSKNIPALYRVHEEPEANKIQYLTKIIRNLGVLKGDLKPSGFYEFIELIKGTPQEEIVNYLILRSLKQARYSPENVGHFGLASRCYTHFTSPIRRYPDLVVHRILKEYLLKGKLSNEKTEELKEILPDIAIHSSRMERRADDVERDAIQIMRVWFMKDKIGEEFLGRVTMVTPEGLRVRLEEYYIEGFLPVSHMSDDFYQYDENRYCLTGVKRKKKFTIGTSLNVRVSRVSLSEREIVFDI; this comes from the coding sequence TTGAACCCTGAGACCATCTCAGAATTTATCAAAAAAGCTGGAAAACCTGTAAGTTTCAGAGAGATATCCGATGCATTTACTCTCAGGGCATCTGAAAGAAAAAAACTCAAGCGAATCCTCAATGAACTCATTGCACAGGGCAAACTTATCAGAAATAGAAAAGGGCTTTATTTTTCTGTTCATGAGGCAAAGCTGGTAACAGGATATTTTGAAGCTCACAGAAACGGGTTTGGATTTGTAATTCCTGATTCTCCGAAAGACACTGACATTTTCATACCGCCCAATGCCACAATGGGAGCAATGCATGGAGACAGAGTTGTTGCAAGACTGGAACACAGAAGGAAAAGAGAAGGAAGAATAATCAGAATTCTTGAAAGAACTGTAAAACGCATTGTTGGAACAGTTGAAAAATCAGGACCGATTTTTTACATTCAGCCAAGAAAGAGAAACATAACCCAGCAGATAATTCTTGCTCCTCAGGATATGAAAGTTAAGCCAGGAGACCTTGTCCTTGCAGAGATTACAACATATCAGGCACTCAATAAACCTCTGGTTGCCAGACTGCTTAAAGTTTTTGAAAAGCCAAAAACACCAAAAGAAGATACTGAAATTCTGGTCTATGAATATGAACTGCCAAAGAGATTTCCTCAAAATGTATCAACTCTTTCAAAAGAAGTTGCTGACAGAGGCATCTCCAGAAGACAGTTTAAAGACAGAGTTGACCTGAGAGATCTTCCAACAGTAACAATAGATGGCGAGAATGCAAAAGATTTTGATGATGCTGTCTCAATCAAGAAAACAAGAAATGGCTTTATTCTGTGGGTTCACATAGCTGATGTGAGTCACTATGTAACGTGGAACTCTCCGATAGACATCGAAGCAAGGCAGCGGGCAACAAGTGTCTATCTTCCAGACAGAGTTATACCAATGCTTCCTCTAGAGCTGAGCGAAAATCTGTGTAGCCTCATTCCAAAAACTCCAAGACTCACATTTACAGTTGAGCTGCATCTTGATAATTCAGGACATATAAAAAAAAGTTTATTTTATCCAAGCGTAATCCAGACAGCAGAACGGATGACCTATACATCAGTTAAAAAAATTTTGATAGATAAGGATAAAGAGGAGATTAAAAGATACAGGGCTCTTGTTTCTCATTTTGAAAGGATGGCTGAGCTGTGTGAGATTTTAAAGGATAAGAGAAGGAAAAGAGGCAGTCTTGATTTTGACCTTCCAGAGCCAGAAGTTTTGCTGGACATAAAAGGAGATCCTCAGGCAATCATCAAGGCTGAAAGAAATCTTGCGCATTTTATAATTGAAGAATTCATGATTTTAGCTAATGAAGCTGTTGCAGAGTTTCTGTTTTCAAAAAACATTCCAGCACTTTACAGAGTTCATGAAGAGCCAGAGGCAAATAAAATCCAGTATCTCACAAAGATTATAAGAAATCTCGGAGTGCTGAAAGGAGATCTGAAGCCATCCGGGTTTTACGAGTTCATTGAGTTGATTAAAGGAACACCGCAAGAGGAAATAGTAAACTATCTGATTTTAAGAAGTCTCAAACAGGCTCGTTACAGCCCTGAAAATGTTGGGCACTTTGGACTGGCGTCAAGATGTTACACACACTTCACCTCTCCAATAAGAAGATATCCAGACCTTGTTGTGCACAGAATTCTAAAAGAATATTTACTAAAAGGAAAACTATCAAATGAAAAGACAGAGGAATTAAAAGAAATTCTGCCTGATATAGCCATACACAGTTCCAGAATGGAAAGAAGAGCTGATGACGTTGAAAGAGACGCAATTCAGATAATGAGAGTATGGTTCATGAAAGATAAGATTGGAGAGGAGTTTTTGGGCAGGGTTACGATGGTCACTCCAGAGGGATTGAGGGTGAGGCTTGAAGAATACTATATTGAAGGATTTCTGCCTGTTTCCCACATGAGTGATGATTTCTATCAGTATGATGAAAATAGATACTGCCTTACAGGGGTTAAAAGAAAGAAGAAATTTACAATTGGCACATCTCTTAATGTGAGAGTTTCAAGAGTGAGCCTGAGTGAAAGAGAGATAGTTTTTGACATTTAA
- a CDS encoding helix-turn-helix domain-containing protein, with product MYEELKKKRTELGKTLEEIAEQTKIKKSCLIAIEEGKFDEMPTEVYTKAYIKMYAETLGVDSSAILKDYEEYLKSKKQNVVKISRIESKPEKKKSDKKSFSFSWKMPTWGVTAVIILAVIVIVVLFLQLDKKDHTIPPPPPVTQTPLSTESEIAKLEEKAEQKQETVSQQQLLKIEATDKVWMRITIDDKEKKEFLLNPGQAVELQAKKSFKLHIGNAGGVKVLFNNKELDRLGETGQVVYLDLPQDKN from the coding sequence ATGTATGAAGAATTAAAAAAGAAAAGAACAGAGCTCGGAAAAACTTTAGAAGAAATTGCCGAGCAGACAAAGATAAAAAAAAGCTGTCTGATTGCAATAGAAGAGGGTAAGTTTGATGAGATGCCAACAGAGGTCTATACAAAAGCATATATTAAAATGTATGCTGAAACTCTCGGAGTTGATTCATCTGCCATTTTAAAAGATTATGAGGAATATCTTAAATCAAAGAAACAAAATGTAGTGAAAATCTCAAGAATTGAATCAAAACCTGAAAAGAAAAAATCAGACAAAAAAAGTTTTTCTTTTTCCTGGAAAATGCCCACATGGGGAGTAACAGCAGTCATTATTTTAGCTGTAATTGTTATCGTGGTTTTATTCCTTCAGTTAGATAAAAAAGACCATACCATCCCACCACCTCCACCTGTAACACAGACACCTTTGTCAACAGAATCAGAAATCGCAAAACTTGAAGAAAAAGCAGAGCAGAAGCAGGAAACTGTTTCCCAGCAACAGTTGCTTAAAATTGAAGCAACAGATAAGGTCTGGATGAGAATCACAATCGATGATAAAGAAAAAAAAGAGTTTCTATTAAATCCAGGACAGGCAGTGGAGCTACAGGCTAAGAAGTCATTTAAACTTCACATTGGAAATGCCGGCGGAGTGAAAGTTCTATTTAACAATAAAGAACTCGACAGACTTGGAGAAACTGGTCAGGTAGTCTACCTTGATCTTCCACAGGATAAAAATTGA